The nucleotide sequence GGTTCATCACAGCTACAGCTGCCGCAAGTACAAGCGCCGGATAGCCAAGCATAGCCGCTCCAATTCCTGCACCGAATGCATCTAAAGAGAGAGCAAAGCCGAGCAGCAGGGCCTCCAAACCATTAATTGTGCCAGATTGATCCAAATCGGCAGCCGTTGGACGTTTAAAAATATGAACAACCACACCAAGCCGTTTCAACTCTAAATGGATAAGCGGCTTCTCTTCCATCTGCTCATGCACTTGTCTCTCCCGGAAAAATTGCCAAAGGACCCAAGCCCCGAGCACAATCAAAATAATACCGCCAAGTCGGCTGGCTGCTTGCTCACTGAACCATCTGCTTAGCCAATGGCCTGCCCCCATGGCAACGAGAAGCACTACCGCTGAACAAAGCGATAAAATAATGGAAGATTTAACCGGCAATTTTAGCTTTTTTAATCCGTAGGCAAGGCCTGCACTGAAACTGTCTAAACTGACCGCTGCTGCCAGCATAAATAACGAAATATACCCATCCATCAAACAGCTCCTCCCCTGTCAAAACGTTACTGTAGTATATGGAAGGAGGGATGGGAAGGTTCAATTTTATTAGCTTGGAAACGGCTGACAGTTTGGACAAAGATGCGTGCCGCGACCGGCTGTTCTTATTTTAACAATCAGTTCACCGCAACATTTACAAGGCTCTCCTTTACGGTTGTAGACAAAATGAGTTTCCTGGAATGTACCGGCCTGCCCCTGGCTGTTCACATACGATCGGACAGTACTTCCTCCTTTATCTACCGCTTCTTTCAATGTGGAAATAATCTCTTTTTGAAGAACAACAATCTCTTCTTCATTGAGTGAATTAGCCTTTCGTTCAGGGTGGATTCTCGCCCGGAAAAGAGCTTCATCTACATAAATATTGCCGAGACCCACAAACACTTTTTGATCAAGCAGCACTGCCTTAATAGTTCTCTCAGTTTTCTTCAGCTTACTTTTTACGTATTCAACCGAAAAGTCCTCGGAAAACGGCTCAGGGCCAAGCTGTGACAGCGGCAGGGAATTATACTCCTGTCCCCGCTGAAATAAATGCATCGTGCCAAACTTACGTACATCCCGGTAGTGCAGCTCAGAGCCGTCTGTAAATTTAAATAATACGTGTGTATGAGGCTCTTCTTCTTCCCCGCACCCATGCAACCGGTATTTTCCTTCCATTCGCAAATGAGAAACGAGTGAATAATGATCAAGGGTAAAAATTAAAAATTTTCCTCTGCGCCCTATGTCATGAATCGTTTCACCGATCAAAGCATCAGCAAATTGCTCTGCCTGTTCTGGTTGTTTAATAATATTTGGCCACCGGATCTCCACCTCTTGGATGGTTTTACCGACGACAAGCTGTTGAAGAGTACGCCGGACAGTTTCTACTTCTGGCATTTCAGGCAAGTAGATCTCTCCTCTCTATGTTGTCTTTTATTATTTGGCATCGTACCATGTCGGTCCGTATGAATAATCAACCTTCAATGGAACCTTTAGTTGAATGGCCTGTTCCATTACTTCTGGGACAAGCTGCTTCATTATTTCAATTTCCTCTTTTGGCACTTCAAAAATTAATTCATCGTGTACTTGTAACAGTAGCTTGGAACGAAGCTTTTCATTCTCCAGTCTCTCGGCCACATCAATCATCGCTTTTTTAATAATATCAGCTGCACTTCCCTGAATTGGCGTATTCATCGCTGTTCGCTCTCCAAAGCCTCGTAAATTAAAGTTGCGGCTCGTGATTTCTGGAATGTAACGGCGGCGTTGCATCAGTGTAGTAACAAAACCTTTTTCTTTCGCCTCGCGGATGATGGAATCCATGTATTCTTTCACACCCGGATAAGTTTGTAAATAACGATCAATAAAGGTACCTGCTTCTTTTCTTGTGATGCCAAGACTTTGAGACAAGCCATAATCGCTGATCCCGTAGACGATACCAAAGTTGACTGCCTTTGCCTGCCTCCGCATATTGCTGTCTACTTCTTCCTGTGACACGTGGAACACATCAGCGGCTGTTGCTGTATGAATATCAAGGTCATGCAAGAAAGCATCGATTAATTTTTCATCATCAGCGATATGAGCAAGTACACGCAATTCAATTTGCGAGTAATCGGCGGCAAACATCACTGAATCAGGCTCTGACGGAATAAAAGCCTGGCGGATCTTTCTGCCTTCCTCCAAACGGATGGGGATGTTTTGCAAATTAGGTTCTGTTGAGCTTAACCGTCCTGTTTGCGTCAACGCCTGGTTGAAGCGTGTATGAATTT is from Bacillus sp. PK3_68 and encodes:
- the ytaF gene encoding sporulation membrane protein YtaF — protein: MDGYISLFMLAAAVSLDSFSAGLAYGLKKLKLPVKSSIILSLCSAVVLLVAMGAGHWLSRWFSEQAASRLGGIILIVLGAWVLWQFFRERQVHEQMEEKPLIHLELKRLGVVVHIFKRPTAADLDQSGTINGLEALLLGFALSLDAFGAGIGAAMLGYPALVLAAAVAVMNLLFITGGLACGRKFAGIQWVQRLSFFPGILLIILGTLKI
- the mutM gene encoding DNA-formamidopyrimidine glycosylase yields the protein MPEMPEVETVRRTLQQLVVGKTIQEVEIRWPNIIKQPEQAEQFADALIGETIHDIGRRGKFLIFTLDHYSLVSHLRMEGKYRLHGCGEEEEPHTHVLFKFTDGSELHYRDVRKFGTMHLFQRGQEYNSLPLSQLGPEPFSEDFSVEYVKSKLKKTERTIKAVLLDQKVFVGLGNIYVDEALFRARIHPERKANSLNEEEIVVLQKEIISTLKEAVDKGGSTVRSYVNSQGQAGTFQETHFVYNRKGEPCKCCGELIVKIRTAGRGTHLCPNCQPFPS